From the genome of Gemmatimonas phototrophica, one region includes:
- a CDS encoding MFS transporter produces MHTPPGHPHVFTLFLVVFLDLVGFGMIIPVFPFYAERIGVSPSSVIFFLGLYSAGQLVGAPLWGSLSDRIGRRPVLLFTLLANAASTWMLAYADTGVTLALSRVLAGLAAGNISTAYAYTTDITTDATRPKALGLLGSAFGMGFILGPALGGLLAGTDGENGSSLVQVAHAAAVLSLVAFVLTFLRLPESLPPEKRRQANTKRTSMKVFFSRPVLRGLLVATIVVVAAVSLLQSTLALFSAERLAVGPRTLGWIYGFTGVISVAVQVGGIGKLTARFGARQLAMVGIVLTAIGMAGVPFAHGMGFLLATLSVFAVGSALFNPSMSGLVAASADPHERGGVLGAYQGAASLGRVIGPVVGSGVASVVGLSGPFAVGAAVCLVGTLLLSQKRR; encoded by the coding sequence GTGCACACGCCCCCCGGCCACCCCCACGTGTTTACGCTTTTTCTCGTCGTTTTTCTCGATCTGGTCGGCTTTGGCATGATCATCCCGGTGTTTCCGTTCTACGCGGAGCGCATCGGGGTCTCGCCATCGTCGGTGATCTTCTTTCTGGGGTTGTATTCGGCCGGTCAGCTCGTTGGCGCCCCGCTCTGGGGAAGCCTCTCCGACCGCATCGGGCGGCGGCCGGTACTGCTCTTCACCCTGCTGGCCAACGCCGCCTCCACCTGGATGCTGGCCTACGCTGATACCGGGGTGACGCTCGCACTCTCACGTGTGCTCGCAGGGCTCGCGGCTGGCAATATCTCTACCGCCTACGCCTACACGACCGACATCACCACCGACGCCACCCGCCCCAAAGCCCTCGGGTTGCTGGGATCGGCCTTTGGGATGGGCTTCATTTTGGGCCCGGCGCTCGGTGGCCTGCTGGCCGGGACTGACGGAGAGAACGGCTCGTCGCTCGTGCAGGTCGCCCACGCGGCGGCCGTGCTGTCGCTGGTGGCATTCGTGCTCACCTTCCTCCGCCTCCCCGAATCGCTTCCGCCCGAAAAGCGCCGTCAGGCCAATACAAAGCGCACCAGCATGAAGGTGTTCTTTTCCCGTCCGGTGCTGCGCGGCTTGCTTGTGGCCACGATTGTGGTGGTGGCTGCCGTCTCCCTGCTGCAAAGCACGCTGGCACTGTTCTCCGCCGAACGATTAGCCGTTGGCCCCCGGACGTTGGGGTGGATTTACGGCTTCACCGGGGTCATTTCGGTGGCGGTCCAGGTGGGGGGCATTGGCAAACTCACGGCGCGGTTTGGCGCTCGGCAGCTGGCCATGGTGGGCATTGTTCTCACCGCCATCGGCATGGCCGGCGTACCATTTGCTCACGGCATGGGGTTCCTGCTCGCCACGCTGTCGGTCTTTGCCGTGGGGTCGGCGCTTTTCAACCCCAGCATGAGCGGGCTGGTGGCCGCCTCGGCCGACCCGCACGAACGGGGCGGCGTCCTGGGCGCCTACCAGGGCGCCGCGTCGCTGGGCCGAGTGATTGGCCCGGTGGTGGGGAGCGGCGTGGCGAGCGTGGTGGGCCTCAGTGGCCCTTTCGCCGTGGGCGCCGCCGTCTGTCTGGTGGGCACCCTGCTGCTCTCCCAGAAGCGGCGCTGA
- a CDS encoding M48 family metalloprotease, which yields MRMRVHFLVTMVTVAALTACATNPVTGRRELSLISEAQEIQMGREASQNDLRRVGAAPSAEAQALVRRMGSQMAAKSERPSLPWEFHVLDDAAVNAFAYPGGFIFVTRGLMTYLNSEAELAEVVGHEIGHVTAKHTVAAMSQQQLAQIGLVGASILSPTIAKYGDLLGGGASLLFLKFGRDDELQSDALGFQYSLAQGYDVREAPKVFTTLGRLSGGSGRVPEWQSTHPDPGNRIQRAEQRLTQVPASALAASRVNRDAYLRIVNGMVFGENPRNGYFTGTRFLHPDLRFQLDFPQGWKTANQPDAVVAVSPDNGAQIQLVPGQGTPAQALQGLLQQQGITVRQSGQTTVNGIPAVIASFDAQLQQGTLNGLALALSYGNSTYLLLGLTVPQVAAQQGPAVEASLRSFRPLTEAAALGVQPARVQLVTLEQAMTGQQFVQRYPSSVSAETIYVINGIEAGTTLPKGMLVKRVVGGLGR from the coding sequence ATGCGTATGCGCGTCCATTTTCTGGTGACCATGGTCACCGTCGCCGCCCTGACGGCCTGTGCCACGAACCCGGTGACGGGGCGACGGGAGCTGTCGCTCATCTCCGAGGCGCAGGAAATTCAGATGGGACGTGAGGCGTCGCAGAACGATCTGCGGCGGGTGGGGGCGGCCCCGAGTGCCGAGGCGCAGGCGCTGGTGCGGCGCATGGGCAGCCAGATGGCGGCAAAGTCGGAGCGTCCGTCGTTGCCGTGGGAGTTCCACGTGCTCGATGATGCGGCGGTGAACGCGTTCGCGTACCCCGGCGGATTCATTTTCGTAACGCGCGGGCTCATGACGTATCTGAACAGCGAAGCGGAGCTGGCCGAAGTCGTGGGCCACGAGATTGGTCATGTCACGGCCAAGCACACGGTGGCGGCCATGAGTCAGCAGCAGCTGGCGCAGATTGGTCTGGTGGGCGCCAGCATCCTGTCGCCGACGATTGCGAAATACGGTGATCTGTTGGGCGGCGGTGCCTCGTTGCTCTTCCTCAAGTTTGGCCGTGACGATGAGTTGCAGTCGGATGCGCTGGGGTTTCAGTACTCGCTGGCGCAGGGATATGACGTGCGCGAGGCCCCCAAGGTGTTCACCACGCTGGGTCGCTTGAGCGGCGGGAGCGGCCGTGTTCCGGAGTGGCAGAGTACGCACCCGGATCCGGGCAACCGCATCCAGCGCGCAGAGCAACGGCTGACGCAGGTCCCGGCCAGTGCCCTGGCGGCGAGCCGTGTGAATCGTGACGCGTATCTACGCATCGTGAACGGCATGGTGTTCGGGGAGAATCCCCGCAACGGCTACTTCACGGGCACCCGGTTTCTGCATCCGGATTTGCGCTTCCAGCTGGACTTCCCGCAGGGATGGAAGACGGCCAATCAGCCGGACGCCGTGGTGGCGGTGAGTCCCGACAACGGCGCGCAGATTCAGCTGGTGCCGGGGCAGGGTACGCCGGCGCAGGCGCTGCAGGGGTTGCTGCAGCAGCAGGGCATTACGGTACGGCAGTCGGGGCAGACGACAGTGAACGGCATACCGGCGGTCATCGCGTCGTTCGATGCGCAGCTGCAGCAGGGCACGTTGAACGGGCTGGCGCTGGCGTTGTCGTACGGCAATTCCACGTATCTGCTGCTGGGGTTGACGGTGCCGCAAGTTGCCGCGCAGCAGGGTCCGGCCGTTGAAGCGTCGTTGCGGTCATTCCGTCCGCTTACCGAGGCCGCGGCGCTGGGAGTGCAGCCGGCGCGGGTGCAGCTGGTGACGCTCGAGCAGGCCATGACCGGGCAGCAGTTCGTACAGCGGTACCCGAGCTCGGTGTCGGCGGAAACGATTTACGTGATCAACGGGATCGAGGCGGGCACCACCCTGCCCAAGGGGATGCTGGTCAAGCGCGTGGTGGGGGGGCTGGGACGGTAG
- a CDS encoding CsgG/HfaB family protein, whose translation MTMRPLRISAHRSPHWPVAVPVLAWLLGACSSARPTPGPVSAADSARVAALAAEQGGTAVRGTVGIPPFATVGNRDTTLTQLAYALADLVSTDLSRSKQVKVVERARFSEVLRELNLASTGRVDSATAPRVGRLVSAERLVFGSVQSMPDGRTLRLGARVGDVERSTLSRPIDASAPLAEILAAEKALVLRLFESLGVQLTPAERAEVEQQPTKSIGALLAYGRGVQRYYEGDFKGASRSFRDATRLDPNFRAARSRELNVRSLSAIGTATPVMIPGVRAIDGAISSTIDRLNRPLDLVTNVSRAVSTTLDPSFPTSQSGTIIITIIKP comes from the coding sequence ATGACCATGCGCCCCCTGCGCATATCCGCCCACCGCTCGCCGCACTGGCCAGTGGCGGTCCCCGTGCTCGCCTGGCTGCTCGGTGCCTGCAGCAGCGCCCGTCCAACACCCGGCCCGGTCTCTGCGGCCGATAGCGCCAGGGTCGCGGCACTCGCCGCCGAACAGGGGGGCACCGCCGTGCGGGGCACCGTGGGCATTCCCCCCTTTGCCACCGTGGGCAATCGTGACACCACGCTCACGCAGCTCGCCTACGCCCTCGCCGACCTGGTCTCCACCGACCTCTCGCGCAGCAAGCAGGTAAAGGTGGTGGAGCGTGCGCGCTTCAGTGAAGTGCTCCGCGAACTCAACCTCGCCTCCACCGGTCGCGTGGACTCGGCGACCGCGCCGCGCGTGGGCCGATTGGTGAGTGCAGAACGCCTGGTGTTCGGCAGTGTGCAGTCCATGCCCGACGGCCGCACGCTGCGACTCGGCGCGCGCGTGGGCGATGTGGAACGCTCCACCCTCTCGCGTCCCATCGACGCCAGCGCACCGCTGGCCGAAATCCTTGCCGCCGAAAAGGCCCTCGTGCTGCGCCTCTTTGAATCGCTGGGCGTGCAACTCACGCCGGCGGAGCGCGCCGAGGTGGAGCAGCAACCCACCAAGAGCATTGGCGCGCTGCTGGCGTATGGGCGCGGCGTGCAACGGTACTACGAAGGCGATTTCAAGGGCGCTTCGCGCTCGTTCCGCGACGCCACGCGCCTCGATCCCAACTTCCGCGCGGCTCGCAGCCGAGAACTCAATGTGCGCTCCCTCAGCGCCATTGGCACCGCCACGCCCGTCATGATTCCCGGGGTGCGGGCCATTGATGGGGCCATCTCCAGTACCATCGATCGCCTCAATCGACCGCTCGATCTCGTGACCAATGTGTCGCGCGCCGTGAGCACCACGCTCGATCCGTCGTTCCCCACATCGCAGTCGGGGACCATCATCATCACCATTATCAAGCCATGA
- a CDS encoding InlB B-repeat-containing protein, translating to MTSPVFTRARRVAAAAGTALLALVGACSSDTPTDAFAPLAPARLALDASVRFQTTGSASLRVRSSYVRTDLTRPPLDSQNISLTDAPSQQVPITIDLGPCLSDPLRGSATGGTPAADECLVWVELALLTNGVVVDRDTLKNISMRPGQTASAPASITLDEVGTVRLLPPSANVVSPGAPLRLEATRTMTIGAEVLDGANRPLTRPVTWSTASATIATVTNAGVVTGVAPGTVRLTATVGSSTASVDVRVVPLPQAVTITAGTGSSGTGTVVSVPAGLNCAISGTTTSGTCTASFPGDASVSLTMTTGSSTSFVGWGGDCSGASACTFATSQPRAVSATLRAFRTLTVTGIGPGNGSITAPGNVINCTWQFGSTSSGPCTAQIPDGTQITLTAAAQANSRFAGWRGDCAAATGLTCTLTMSANRSVQADFGQLAVYRISAGTGTGNGSVLSSPAGINCTVTGTAVSGTCSMAVLPGTVVSLSAQGSGGSTFRQWGGTCGGATAVCVRSNTNGGDFPSTVAFDNAVALNITPDPRSTGTGQLNGTSFFFCTISATTVTSAPCANTYPIGTTVTIDAFTTGFTDFVAWGGACASFIASRCTLTMNSSTAATVRFEAVPTARLRLQLDSDRGSVQVSQAPYLGQQTCVRSTANQAPTICDITVARNRQMVITIVDSPPIFGSFNEIGVCALASSPCVTSINADAQADIFFFDSQALIMNRSTGSQPAAQPSRPSPVKRKGAARQ from the coding sequence ATGACTTCCCCAGTATTCACACGGGCGCGCCGAGTGGCGGCCGCCGCCGGTACCGCCCTGCTCGCCCTCGTTGGTGCCTGCAGCAGCGATACCCCCACCGACGCCTTCGCCCCGTTGGCGCCGGCACGCCTCGCGCTCGACGCCAGTGTGCGTTTCCAGACCACCGGTTCCGCGTCGCTGCGCGTGCGCTCCAGTTACGTACGCACCGATCTCACCCGACCACCGCTGGACTCGCAGAACATCAGCCTCACCGATGCGCCGTCGCAGCAGGTACCCATCACCATTGACCTCGGGCCCTGTCTCAGCGATCCGCTCCGTGGCAGCGCTACCGGTGGCACCCCCGCCGCCGATGAGTGTCTGGTGTGGGTTGAGCTCGCGTTGCTCACCAACGGCGTCGTGGTCGATCGCGATACGCTCAAGAACATCTCCATGCGCCCGGGGCAAACGGCATCCGCCCCGGCCAGCATCACCCTCGACGAAGTGGGCACGGTGCGCCTGCTGCCTCCGAGCGCCAATGTCGTCTCGCCGGGCGCTCCGCTGCGCCTCGAGGCCACGCGCACCATGACCATTGGGGCCGAGGTGCTTGACGGGGCCAACCGCCCGCTCACGCGCCCCGTCACTTGGAGCACGGCCAGCGCCACCATTGCCACCGTCACGAACGCCGGGGTGGTTACCGGCGTGGCGCCCGGCACGGTGCGCCTCACCGCGACCGTGGGGTCCAGCACAGCCTCGGTTGACGTTCGCGTGGTGCCCCTGCCGCAAGCCGTCACCATTACGGCCGGCACCGGCTCGTCGGGCACCGGCACCGTGGTATCGGTACCGGCCGGGCTCAATTGCGCCATCTCGGGGACCACCACCAGCGGCACCTGCACCGCCAGCTTCCCTGGTGATGCCAGTGTGAGCCTCACCATGACCACCGGCAGCAGCACGTCGTTTGTGGGCTGGGGCGGCGATTGCAGCGGCGCGAGCGCCTGCACCTTTGCCACCTCGCAGCCACGCGCCGTGAGCGCCACGCTGCGCGCGTTCCGCACGCTCACGGTCACCGGCATTGGTCCCGGCAACGGCAGCATTACAGCGCCCGGTAACGTGATCAACTGCACGTGGCAGTTCGGCTCAACCAGCAGCGGCCCCTGCACCGCGCAAATTCCCGACGGCACGCAGATCACGCTCACCGCCGCGGCACAGGCCAACAGTCGCTTTGCCGGCTGGCGTGGAGACTGCGCCGCCGCCACGGGCCTCACCTGTACGCTCACCATGTCCGCCAACCGATCCGTGCAGGCGGACTTCGGACAGCTCGCGGTGTATCGCATCTCCGCCGGGACGGGCACCGGGAACGGCTCCGTGCTGTCGTCGCCGGCGGGGATCAACTGCACCGTCACCGGCACCGCGGTGTCCGGCACCTGCTCCATGGCTGTGCTCCCCGGCACTGTGGTGTCACTGAGCGCACAGGGGAGCGGTGGCAGCACCTTCCGTCAGTGGGGCGGCACCTGCGGTGGCGCCACGGCGGTGTGCGTGCGCAGCAATACCAACGGCGGTGACTTCCCCAGCACGGTAGCCTTTGACAATGCCGTCGCGCTGAACATCACCCCCGACCCGCGCTCCACGGGTACCGGTCAGCTCAACGGCACCTCGTTCTTCTTCTGTACGATCTCGGCGACAACCGTCACGTCGGCGCCCTGTGCCAACACCTATCCCATCGGGACGACGGTCACCATCGACGCCTTCACCACGGGCTTCACCGATTTCGTCGCCTGGGGCGGCGCCTGTGCCAGCTTCATCGCGTCGCGCTGCACGCTCACCATGAACAGCAGCACTGCGGCCACCGTGCGCTTCGAAGCGGTACCCACCGCACGCTTGCGCCTCCAGCTGGACTCTGACCGGGGATCGGTCCAGGTGTCGCAAGCGCCGTATCTGGGACAGCAAACGTGCGTGCGGAGCACGGCGAACCAAGCACCCACCATCTGCGACATTACGGTCGCCCGCAATCGTCAGATGGTCATCACCATCGTGGACAGCCCTCCCATTTTCGGGTCCTTCAACGAGATCGGCGTCTGCGCCCTTGCCTCCTCGCCCTGCGTCACATCCATCAACGCGGACGCTCAGGCCGACATCTTCTTCTTCGACAGCCAAGCTTTGATCATGAATCGGTCAACCGGCTCGCAGCCGGCCGCGCAGCCATCACGACCAAGCCCCGTGAAGCGAAAAGGCGCCGCGCGCCAATAG
- a CDS encoding CsgG/HfaB family protein yields MPVASLVRRTRRTLTATLVAGPVAALCLLPAALKAQGTASSKPTVAIMYFTNGALGKAEEYAPLSKGLAEMLITELSANTNIRVVERDRVQALLEEQNLATAGRVDQATAVKAGKVLGALHMLMGSFVIDPKERMRMDVRAINTETSELEFATTVSGKADNMLELLSQLGTKLNEGLKLPAVPAGVREGASVGAKGPNQLKSMMLLSRALEQQDRKNPTQAIALYKESLVANPDNARAKTLLASLERGTK; encoded by the coding sequence ATGCCTGTTGCTTCGCTTGTCCGCCGTACCCGCCGGACCCTGACCGCCACGCTGGTGGCTGGTCCGGTGGCGGCGCTCTGCCTGCTCCCGGCCGCGCTGAAGGCGCAGGGCACCGCGTCTTCCAAGCCGACCGTGGCCATCATGTACTTCACCAACGGGGCGCTGGGCAAGGCGGAGGAATATGCCCCACTGAGCAAGGGGCTGGCCGAGATGCTCATTACGGAGCTGTCGGCCAACACCAACATCCGCGTCGTGGAGCGTGACCGGGTACAGGCGCTGCTGGAAGAGCAGAACCTGGCCACGGCGGGGCGGGTGGATCAGGCGACGGCGGTGAAGGCGGGGAAGGTGCTGGGTGCCCTGCACATGCTCATGGGCAGCTTTGTGATTGATCCCAAGGAGCGCATGCGCATGGATGTCCGCGCCATCAACACCGAGACGTCGGAATTGGAGTTTGCCACCACGGTGAGTGGCAAGGCCGACAACATGCTGGAGCTGCTGTCGCAGCTGGGGACCAAGCTCAACGAGGGGCTCAAGTTGCCGGCGGTGCCGGCGGGGGTCCGCGAAGGGGCGTCGGTGGGTGCCAAGGGGCCCAACCAGCTCAAGAGCATGATGCTGCTGAGCCGGGCGCTGGAGCAGCAGGACCGCAAGAACCCCACGCAGGCGATTGCGCTGTACAAGGAATCGCTGGTGGCCAATCCCGACAACGCGAGAGCGAAGACGCTGCTGGCGAGTTTGGAGCGGGGGACGAAGTAG
- a CDS encoding serine/threonine-protein kinase, whose translation MPKVCPVCGASYSDANVFCPADGSTLRAADSDGDLIGSVVADRYLVTDLLGEGGMGKVYLARHVRLPQQAAIKVLRAEMLKDPAAVARFNREAANACRIEHERVARVFDFGETSEGLVYLAMEYVPGDALKDVLRKDGPLPLARTATIVRQIADGLDAAHRLGIVHRDLKPDNILVTKDEVDGSDKCKVVDFGIAKAMGGNEKESGLTKTGFVVGTPEFMSPEQLLGTELDQRSDVYALALVAYQCLTCDLPFDTNTPDRGMTARLMSAPRTLETVKPNLSWPRELQRVFDRALDKTPAKRTATAGTFAREFEAAITTPAAQATPAAATPALDPSTPGAARMISTFDKSLAPKPAKPTPSKPKKVTAPTPRPSKGTPAVTAPVDDEPRATRSFRLPRIPLPSLGLVLVAAAGWWWFTKQRAPRPSDLNRLLNSATQTAGSVMNSAQNAADAASNAVSTVGSEQAGTIPAGTTPVPGAPAAGGSPAAPAGPAAGATTAPAPTGSTPAGTPSGGAVSPGAASARTTLDSITKSLDPTDSSDEQARAAISTLRSIILRLPTSTDSTWAYIRIAEAYLIVDELKPACAALRSARGVARSMNQAEVINRYFGTMGCAQQ comes from the coding sequence ATGCCCAAAGTTTGTCCCGTCTGTGGCGCAAGCTATTCCGACGCCAACGTCTTCTGTCCGGCCGACGGCAGCACCTTGCGTGCGGCCGACTCCGACGGTGACCTCATTGGCTCCGTCGTCGCCGACCGATACCTCGTGACCGACCTGCTCGGGGAAGGGGGTATGGGCAAAGTGTATCTCGCGCGCCATGTGCGACTGCCACAGCAGGCCGCCATCAAGGTGCTGCGCGCCGAAATGCTCAAAGACCCAGCCGCCGTGGCGCGCTTCAACCGCGAAGCTGCCAACGCCTGCCGCATTGAACATGAACGCGTGGCGCGTGTCTTCGACTTCGGTGAAACGAGTGAAGGGCTCGTGTACCTCGCCATGGAGTACGTCCCCGGCGATGCCCTCAAGGATGTGCTCCGTAAAGACGGGCCGCTCCCGCTCGCGCGTACCGCCACCATCGTACGGCAGATCGCCGACGGGCTCGACGCCGCGCATCGACTCGGCATTGTGCACCGCGATCTCAAGCCCGACAACATCCTTGTCACCAAAGACGAGGTGGACGGCAGCGACAAATGCAAAGTGGTGGACTTCGGTATCGCGAAAGCCATGGGCGGCAACGAAAAGGAGTCGGGGCTCACCAAGACCGGCTTTGTGGTGGGCACGCCCGAGTTCATGAGTCCCGAACAGCTGCTCGGCACCGAACTCGATCAGCGCAGCGATGTGTACGCACTGGCACTGGTGGCGTATCAGTGCCTCACCTGCGATCTGCCGTTCGACACCAACACCCCTGATCGCGGGATGACCGCACGCCTCATGTCGGCGCCGCGGACGCTCGAAACCGTCAAGCCCAATCTCTCCTGGCCCCGGGAGCTGCAACGCGTCTTTGACCGGGCGCTCGACAAGACGCCGGCCAAGCGCACTGCCACCGCCGGCACCTTTGCGCGGGAGTTTGAAGCGGCCATCACGACGCCGGCGGCGCAAGCCACTCCGGCGGCGGCGACACCGGCGCTCGACCCGTCAACGCCCGGTGCAGCGCGCATGATTTCGACCTTCGACAAGTCGTTGGCTCCCAAACCGGCCAAACCCACGCCGTCGAAGCCCAAGAAGGTCACGGCACCTACGCCCAGACCCTCCAAGGGCACGCCGGCGGTGACCGCTCCCGTGGACGATGAGCCGCGCGCCACGCGCAGCTTTCGCCTGCCGAGGATTCCGCTCCCCAGCCTCGGTCTCGTGCTGGTGGCGGCCGCCGGCTGGTGGTGGTTTACCAAGCAGCGCGCACCACGGCCCAGTGACCTGAACAGGCTGCTCAACAGTGCGACGCAGACCGCTGGGTCGGTCATGAACAGTGCGCAGAACGCTGCCGACGCCGCCTCCAATGCGGTAAGCACCGTGGGCAGCGAACAGGCCGGTACCATACCTGCCGGCACCACGCCCGTACCAGGAGCACCTGCGGCCGGCGGGTCGCCGGCCGCGCCTGCTGGCCCTGCGGCCGGTGCGACCACCGCCCCGGCGCCAACAGGATCGACACCCGCCGGCACACCGTCTGGCGGCGCCGTATCACCAGGCGCGGCGTCGGCCCGTACGACGCTCGACAGCATCACCAAGTCGCTCGATCCCACCGACTCCAGCGATGAACAGGCGCGCGCCGCCATCAGCACGCTGCGCTCCATCATACTGCGGCTCCCCACGTCCACCGACAGCACGTGGGCGTACATCCGCATTGCCGAAGCCTATCTCATTGTCGATGAACTCAAGCCGGCGTGTGCCGCGTTACGCTCCGCGCGCGGCGTGGCCCGCAGCATGAACCAGGCGGAAGTCATCAATCGCTACTTCGGTACGATGGGCTGCGCCCAACAGTAA